In a single window of the Campylobacter iguaniorum genome:
- a CDS encoding NAD(P)H-dependent oxidoreductase, which translates to MEFKEALTFRHACKVFDENKKISKDEFGEILEAGRLAPSAMNMQNWEFEIIKDKELLSKVKKACWDQIQITSASELMVIYAKISELKNDEYIKKIVALKCKSKEDQEAYFNKVKAFIKNNVGDSDEQIYGWSRAQCYLAVQNMMMQAAVLGIDSCPLEGFVESELNKVLEINPKEKRVAILLAFGYKIKPTTPKFRLNLDEIVKYR; encoded by the coding sequence ATGGAATTTAAAGAAGCATTAACGTTTCGTCACGCTTGTAAAGTTTTTGACGAAAACAAAAAAATTAGTAAAGATGAATTTGGCGAAATTTTAGAAGCTGGTAGACTTGCTCCATCAGCTATGAATATGCAAAACTGGGAGTTTGAAATCATAAAAGATAAAGAGCTGCTATCAAAAGTCAAAAAGGCTTGTTGGGATCAGATCCAAATCACAAGTGCGTCCGAACTCATGGTAATTTACGCTAAAATTTCGGAGCTAAAAAATGATGAATATATCAAAAAAATCGTCGCTTTAAAATGCAAAAGCAAAGAGGATCAAGAAGCTTATTTTAACAAAGTCAAAGCATTTATCAAAAATAATGTCGGTGATAGTGATGAGCAGATTTATGGCTGGAGCAGAGCGCAATGCTACTTAGCGGTGCAAAATATGATGATGCAAGCAGCTGTTTTAGGTATAGATAGCTGTCCTTTGGAGGGCTTCGTGGAGAGTGAGCTAAACAAAGTTTTAGAGATAAATCCAAAAGAAAAAAGAGTGGCAATTCTTCTTGCTTTTGGCTATAAAATCAAACCAACAACGCCTAAATTTAGACTAAATTTAGATGAAATCGTAAAATACAGATAA
- the flhB gene encoding flagellar biosynthesis protein FlhB, with protein MADDQEKTEEATSKKLEDARKKGNVPKSQDMAGFVTLLVGIVALVFLLSFMGSKVVNLYIYYHQIIGQELTRELFFKITLHTMLQVLLIIMPLAVCIMIAGVIANVMQFGFLFSTEPLSPKFEKINPIKGIANLFSLKKLIESVKIVLKVGAVFGVAFYFFLQFVKELPHTVFFSMFSQLLWLKEKMLILAGVMLLLFLLIAVADLFIVRFQYFKNLRMSKQEVKDEYKQMEGDPRVKGRIRQVQMQTARKRMMQNVGSADVVITNPTHYAVALRYDKEKEKAPVVLAKGVDHLALRIRQIATEHGIQIVENPPLARELYRVCDVDDQIPANLFQAVAEVLSFVYLGNKSKFANRLK; from the coding sequence TTGGCAGACGATCAAGAAAAAACCGAAGAAGCCACCAGTAAAAAGCTAGAAGACGCTAGAAAAAAAGGCAACGTTCCCAAATCCCAAGATATGGCAGGATTTGTGACGCTTCTAGTTGGCATTGTGGCGCTTGTCTTTTTGCTCTCTTTTATGGGTAGCAAGGTAGTAAATTTATATATTTATTATCATCAAATAATAGGGCAAGAGCTGACAAGGGAGCTGTTTTTCAAAATCACTTTGCATACTATGCTTCAGGTTTTGCTTATTATTATGCCACTTGCCGTTTGCATTATGATAGCTGGAGTCATAGCAAACGTTATGCAGTTTGGTTTTTTGTTTAGCACAGAGCCACTAAGCCCAAAATTTGAAAAAATCAATCCTATTAAGGGCATTGCAAATTTATTCTCACTCAAAAAACTCATAGAATCAGTAAAAATAGTTTTAAAAGTCGGTGCTGTTTTTGGTGTGGCGTTTTATTTTTTCTTGCAGTTTGTCAAAGAGCTTCCGCACACTGTGTTTTTTTCTATGTTTTCTCAACTTTTGTGGCTTAAAGAAAAGATGTTAATACTTGCTGGAGTTATGCTTTTACTCTTTTTACTTATTGCAGTTGCCGATCTTTTTATCGTGCGTTTTCAGTATTTCAAAAACCTAAGAATGAGTAAACAAGAGGTCAAAGATGAGTATAAACAAATGGAAGGAGATCCAAGAGTAAAGGGTCGTATCAGACAAGTCCAGATGCAAACTGCTAGAAAAAGAATGATGCAAAATGTAGGCTCAGCCGATGTCGTCATCACAAACCCGACCCACTACGCAGTGGCTTTGCGCTACGATAAAGAAAAAGAAAAAGCCCCAGTCGTCCTAGCTAAAGGCGTCGATCACTTAGCACTTCGCATAAGGCAGATCGCCACAGAACACGGTATCCAAATAGTAGAAAATCCACCGCTTGCAAGGGAGCTTTATAGAGTTTGTGACGTCGATGACCAAATACCAGCAAATTTATTCCAAGCAGTGGCTGAAGTGCTAAGCTTTGTATATCTTGGCAATAAATCTAAATTTGCAAATCGGCTAAAGTAG
- the nhaA gene encoding Na+/H+ antiporter NhaA translates to MDSIKAFLQKESASGILIIFSMILALILANNGALNGFYTEILRLDSGVIFGNFSIVKPTILWVNDGLMAIFFFMIGLELKYEFLEGELNSIKKVALPAIAGIGGVIFPALIFYALNHSNDFNVHGWAIPTVSDTAFALAILFLLGSKIPVSLKLFLLSLAIIDDVAAIVIIAIFYTTKLSIFSLILSLFAIIALAVLNYKNNQNKLLYLACGIILWVAVLKSGVHATLAGIIASLFIPLKDEYGDSEHGMLNSIMHFLHPIVAFLILPIFAFSNAGVVLSKDALMNLFHPVPLGIMLGLFVGKQIGVFSFAYLAIKLKLADLPQSSNWLHLYGLSILTGVGMSMSLFVDGLAYADSNVFLYANKIAILVASTVCAVLGYIVLRRASKDSLL, encoded by the coding sequence TTGGACAGCATAAAAGCATTTTTACAAAAAGAATCAGCCAGCGGAATTCTCATCATTTTTTCGATGATTTTAGCTCTAATACTAGCCAATAATGGTGCTTTAAACGGATTTTATACTGAAATTCTAAGACTTGATTCTGGCGTGATATTTGGCAATTTTTCTATAGTCAAACCAACAATACTTTGGGTAAATGACGGACTTATGGCTATATTTTTCTTCATGATTGGGCTTGAGCTAAAATATGAGTTTTTAGAGGGCGAATTAAACTCCATAAAAAAGGTCGCACTTCCAGCCATCGCTGGCATCGGTGGGGTTATATTTCCAGCTCTAATATTTTACGCTCTAAACCACTCAAACGACTTCAATGTCCATGGCTGGGCTATTCCTACTGTGAGTGACACGGCATTTGCTCTAGCCATTTTGTTTTTGCTTGGAAGCAAAATTCCAGTAAGTTTGAAGCTGTTTTTACTAAGTCTTGCCATCATCGATGACGTCGCGGCGATCGTGATTATAGCGATATTCTACACAACCAAACTTAGCATATTTTCTCTCATTCTTTCGCTATTTGCCATAATCGCACTGGCAGTTTTAAACTACAAAAACAACCAAAACAAGCTTTTGTACCTTGCTTGTGGCATCATTTTGTGGGTAGCTGTGTTAAAAAGCGGAGTTCATGCCACTTTGGCTGGGATTATCGCTAGTTTGTTTATACCTTTAAAAGATGAATATGGCGATAGTGAGCATGGAATGCTAAACTCCATAATGCATTTTTTGCACCCAATAGTTGCCTTTTTGATACTTCCTATTTTTGCCTTTTCAAATGCTGGAGTGGTGCTAAGCAAAGATGCTTTGATGAATTTATTTCATCCAGTTCCACTTGGCATTATGCTTGGATTATTTGTAGGTAAGCAAATCGGAGTCTTTAGCTTCGCATATTTAGCGATCAAGCTAAAACTCGCCGACCTACCACAAAGCTCAAACTGGCTACATCTATATGGACTAAGCATTCTAACTGGTGTTGGTATGAGTATGAGCTTGTTTGTCGATGGTCTAGCTTACGCTGATAGCAATGTGTTTTTGTATGCAAACAAAATCGCCATACTAGTAGCTAGCACGGTCTGCGCTGTGCTGGGATATATCGTGTTAAGACGCGCTAGTAAAGATAGCCTACTTTAG
- the uvrA gene encoding excinuclease ABC subunit UvrA → MNDTIKITGAKEHNLKNISLEIPKNKLVVFTGLSGSGKSTLAFDTLYAEGQRRYIESLSSYARQFLDKFGKPDVDHIEGLTPAIAIDQKSTSKNPRSTVGTITEIYDYLRLLYARVGVQHCHKCGKEVSKMSASDIIEQILNLPQDAKITILAPLIREKKGSFESNLESLRNKGYIRAMIDGVMVRLDEDIELSKTKKHTIKVVIDRVVVNPDNSSRIASDVEKALHESYGEVEIDISNAAELGLEKSYIHFSEHCACFDCKISFEQLEPLSFSFNSPKGACPSCDGLGIRFSLDLNKIIDDSLSIEQGAIKVMYGFNKSYFYKFSLAFCEQNDISIKTPYSELSDEEKRLILYGNAKNIDFLWKRHKISKTFEGVMKIAYEILKDDKDFSEYMTEKECSECKGKRLKSESLAVQVANKTIGELISMSIEDCTKFFSDKANFSYLSEQNRAIATPILKEINERLFFLYDVGLGYLSLGRDARTISGGEAQRIRIASQIGSGLSGVMYVLDEPSIGLHERDTLKLIKTLRSLQEKGNTVIVVEHDKKTIEAADYVVDIGPGAGINGGEVVFSGTPNELKNSSTQTALYINGEKSINYYQARKQKEWISVSNVNLNNISNLSVKFPLRNLVGITGVSGSGKSSLVLQTLLPNALEELNRAKKVQKVKDAKIEGLEQLDKVIYLDQSPIGRTPRSNPATYTGVMDEIRNLFAATKEAKLRGYKIGRFSFNVKGGRCEKCSGEGEITVEMHFLPDINVVCDICKGARYNAQTLEIEYKGKNISEVLNMSVLEALEFFKAVPKIYSKLKTIADVGLDYVTLGQPATTLSGGEAQRIKLAKELSRSDTGNTLYVLDEPTTGLHFADVDKLTKVLHHLVELGNSVIVIEHNLDVIKNCDYLIDMGPNGGAGGGKVVAKGSPIEVAKGHKKTGSFTGEFLVDELKQMGLMK, encoded by the coding sequence ATGAACGATACCATAAAAATAACAGGTGCCAAAGAGCACAACTTAAAAAATATCAGTCTAGAAATACCAAAAAACAAGCTAGTTGTATTTACTGGACTTAGTGGAAGTGGCAAGAGTACGCTTGCTTTTGATACGCTTTATGCTGAAGGGCAAAGACGCTATATAGAGAGTTTATCTAGCTACGCAAGGCAATTTTTGGATAAATTTGGCAAGCCAGATGTCGATCACATAGAAGGTCTTACTCCAGCTATCGCCATAGACCAAAAATCTACTAGTAAAAACCCACGCTCTACTGTCGGGACAATAACTGAAATTTACGATTATCTTAGATTATTATACGCTAGAGTTGGCGTCCAACACTGCCATAAATGTGGAAAAGAAGTCTCAAAAATGAGTGCAAGCGACATCATCGAGCAGATTTTAAATCTACCACAAGATGCAAAAATCACTATACTTGCCCCACTTATCAGAGAGAAAAAAGGTAGCTTTGAGTCAAATTTAGAAAGCCTTAGGAATAAAGGCTACATAAGAGCGATGATTGATGGCGTAATGGTAAGGCTTGATGAAGATATAGAGCTAAGCAAGACCAAAAAGCACACGATAAAAGTAGTCATTGATAGAGTTGTAGTAAATCCTGATAATAGCTCACGCATCGCAAGTGACGTGGAAAAAGCATTGCACGAAAGCTATGGCGAGGTCGAAATCGATATAAGCAACGCTGCTGAGCTAGGGCTTGAAAAAAGCTACATTCATTTCAGCGAGCATTGCGCTTGTTTTGATTGTAAAATCTCATTTGAACAGCTTGAACCCCTTAGCTTTAGCTTCAACTCACCAAAAGGCGCTTGTCCAAGCTGCGATGGACTTGGGATTCGCTTCAGCCTAGACTTAAACAAAATAATAGATGATAGTCTATCAATCGAGCAAGGTGCGATAAAAGTAATGTATGGCTTTAATAAAAGCTATTTTTATAAATTTAGCCTTGCGTTTTGCGAACAAAATGACATAAGTATCAAGACGCCTTATTCAGAGCTAAGCGATGAAGAAAAAAGGCTGATTTTATACGGAAATGCAAAAAATATTGATTTTTTGTGGAAAAGACACAAGATAAGCAAGACTTTTGAAGGTGTCATGAAAATCGCTTATGAAATTTTAAAAGATGATAAGGATTTTAGTGAGTATATGACAGAAAAAGAGTGCAGCGAATGTAAGGGCAAACGCCTAAAAAGCGAGAGTTTAGCAGTGCAAGTAGCAAATAAAACCATAGGCGAGCTTATAAGTATGAGCATAGAAGACTGCACCAAATTTTTTAGCGATAAGGCAAATTTCAGCTACCTTAGCGAGCAAAACAGAGCCATCGCCACTCCGATTCTAAAAGAGATAAACGAAAGGCTATTTTTCTTATATGATGTAGGTCTTGGCTATCTTAGTCTTGGGCGTGATGCTAGGACTATTAGCGGTGGTGAAGCTCAAAGAATCCGTATCGCTAGCCAAATAGGAAGTGGGCTAAGTGGCGTTATGTACGTGCTTGATGAGCCAAGTATTGGGCTTCATGAAAGAGATACGCTCAAGCTCATCAAAACCCTAAGAAGCTTGCAAGAAAAGGGCAACACAGTCATAGTCGTCGAACACGATAAAAAGACGATAGAAGCAGCTGACTATGTGGTCGATATAGGTCCAGGAGCTGGGATAAATGGCGGTGAAGTTGTATTTAGCGGCACTCCAAATGAGCTAAAAAATAGCAGCACGCAGACAGCCCTATACATAAATGGTGAAAAATCAATCAACTACTACCAAGCTAGAAAACAAAAAGAGTGGATAAGCGTAAGTAATGTAAATTTGAATAATATATCAAATTTGAGTGTTAAATTTCCACTTCGTAATCTAGTAGGTATCACTGGAGTTAGCGGAAGTGGCAAAAGCTCGCTTGTGCTTCAAACCTTGCTTCCAAACGCACTCGAAGAGCTAAATAGAGCCAAAAAAGTCCAAAAAGTAAAAGACGCTAAAATAGAAGGCTTAGAGCAACTCGACAAGGTCATCTATCTAGATCAAAGCCCAATAGGACGTACTCCAAGGAGCAATCCAGCCACCTATACAGGCGTAATGGATGAGATAAGAAATCTTTTTGCAGCGACCAAAGAAGCCAAACTTAGGGGCTATAAAATAGGAAGATTTAGCTTCAATGTCAAAGGTGGGCGATGTGAAAAGTGTAGTGGCGAGGGCGAAATCACAGTCGAAATGCACTTTTTGCCTGATATCAACGTGGTTTGCGATATATGCAAGGGTGCAAGATATAACGCCCAAACTCTAGAGATAGAATACAAAGGCAAAAACATCTCAGAAGTGCTAAATATGAGTGTTTTAGAAGCTTTAGAGTTTTTCAAAGCAGTGCCAAAAATCTACTCTAAGCTAAAGACGATAGCTGACGTGGGGCTTGATTATGTCACTTTAGGCCAGCCAGCAACCACGCTTAGTGGCGGTGAAGCACAACGTATCAAACTAGCAAAAGAGCTTAGCAGAAGCGATACTGGCAACACTCTTTACGTACTTGATGAGCCGACGACTGGTCTGCATTTTGCCGATGTGGATAAACTCACAAAGGTCTTGCACCACTTAGTTGAGCTTGGCAACTCAGTCATCGTAATCGAGCATAATCTAGACGTCATTAAAAACTGCGATTATCTTATCGATATGGGGCCAAATGGTGGAGCTGGCGGTGGAAAAGTAGTGGCAAAAGGAAGTCCTATAGAAGTAGCAAAGGGACACAAAAAAACAGGCTCATTTACTGGCGAATTTTTAGTTGATGAGCTAAAGCAAATGGGGCTGATGAAGTGA
- a CDS encoding SLC13 family permease yields the protein MSNPNIPVDKKTSTVQIVGLFGGILAALLVYYMMPSNAGDIAQAAANGKKLNVDGLPIVAAVAVLMGIWWMTEAIALPATALLPMVLFPLLGVDSFKSAATPYASDTIYLFMGGFVLALAMQKWNLHTRIALTIVLLMGASPRKLIGGFMVATGFLSMWVSNTATAVMMLPVGLSVLHLVGKLTGKDDGTVEGDMRHLDEVQRKGAQGGIVNAVLHKGKDIVSEVKERTKSYSSNFGIALMLGIAYAASIGSLSTIIGTPPNALLVAHMKNEFGIEIGFGEWMLMGLPLSIIMMAACWAILVYWLFPPEIDEIPGGKEVIKDEYKKLGSMSCAEKLVGTVFVLAALCWVFLGFILKSYGIKVGSLDTIVAMSVAVLLFIIPANKSGERLIDWDSAKKLPWDILLLFGGGLALSAQFGKTGLSLWIGEQVSVLGAMPIVAVILIVTALVIFLTEITSNTATAAAFLPVIAGVAIGLGYEGGNVMLFTIPVALAATCAFMLPVATPPNAIAYGSGYVRISNMIKAGLWLNIIGIFLITSVVLLLATSVFGISIK from the coding sequence ATGTCAAATCCTAACATTCCTGTTGACAAAAAGACAAGCACGGTTCAAATCGTTGGTCTTTTTGGTGGTATTTTGGCTGCCTTGCTTGTGTATTATATGATGCCAAGCAACGCTGGAGATATAGCACAAGCTGCTGCTAATGGCAAGAAACTAAACGTCGATGGCCTTCCTATCGTGGCTGCTGTGGCAGTGCTTATGGGTATTTGGTGGATGACTGAAGCTATCGCTCTTCCAGCAACTGCTTTGCTTCCTATGGTTTTGTTCCCGCTTCTTGGTGTTGATAGCTTCAAATCAGCTGCTACTCCTTATGCTAGTGATACAATATATCTATTTATGGGTGGGTTTGTTCTTGCTCTTGCTATGCAAAAGTGGAATTTACATACTAGAATAGCCCTTACTATCGTGCTTCTTATGGGTGCAAGCCCTAGAAAGCTAATCGGTGGATTTATGGTAGCAACTGGCTTTTTATCTATGTGGGTTAGCAATACTGCAACTGCTGTTATGATGCTTCCTGTTGGACTTTCAGTACTTCACTTAGTCGGCAAGCTTACTGGCAAGGATGACGGTACGGTAGAAGGCGATATGAGACACCTTGATGAGGTACAAAGAAAAGGCGCGCAAGGTGGTATCGTAAATGCAGTGCTACACAAAGGTAAAGATATAGTCTCAGAAGTCAAAGAAAGAACTAAATCTTATAGTTCAAATTTCGGTATAGCTTTGATGCTTGGTATTGCTTACGCTGCTTCTATTGGCTCACTTTCTACTATCATAGGAACACCACCAAACGCACTTCTTGTGGCTCATATGAAAAATGAATTTGGTATTGAAATCGGCTTTGGCGAATGGATGCTTATGGGCTTACCACTTAGCATTATCATGATGGCTGCTTGTTGGGCGATACTTGTTTATTGGTTGTTCCCACCTGAGATAGATGAGATACCTGGCGGCAAAGAGGTTATCAAAGACGAATACAAAAAATTAGGCTCAATGAGTTGTGCTGAAAAACTAGTAGGAACAGTGTTTGTACTAGCTGCACTTTGCTGGGTTTTCTTAGGATTCATACTTAAATCTTATGGTATAAAAGTAGGTAGTCTTGATACTATCGTAGCGATGAGCGTTGCGGTGCTACTTTTCATCATACCTGCAAACAAAAGCGGTGAGAGACTTATAGACTGGGACAGTGCGAAAAAGCTTCCTTGGGATATTTTACTACTTTTTGGTGGTGGTCTTGCGCTTTCAGCTCAGTTTGGCAAAACAGGATTATCGCTATGGATAGGCGAGCAAGTTTCAGTGCTTGGAGCTATGCCAATCGTAGCTGTAATACTCATAGTAACTGCTCTTGTTATTTTCCTTACAGAAATCACATCAAACACCGCAACTGCTGCTGCATTCTTGCCAGTTATCGCGGGCGTGGCTATCGGTCTTGGATATGAGGGCGGAAATGTTATGTTATTTACAATTCCTGTTGCTTTGGCTGCTACTTGTGCCTTTATGCTTCCAGTCGCAACCCCGCCAAATGCGATCGCTTATGGCTCAGGATATGTAAGGATTTCAAATATGATAAAAGCTGGTTTATGGCTAAATATCATTGGAATATTCTTGATAACTTCTGTAGTACTTTTGCTTGCTACAAGCGTATTTGGTATCTCTATCAAATAA
- a CDS encoding DUF302 domain-containing protein, giving the protein MKKFLLIAALFASFVFGGEKMLVTGFSPLEVGETSTKLQNILNEKGLKIFGVFEHSKLAKEAGLQMSDTVVVAFGAPKAGTPLMQCEPSIALELPLKMVIYKNKDGKTVVAYDDIKNIAKRYDANCDEVIAKLSAAQANFFKAITK; this is encoded by the coding sequence GTGAAGAAATTTCTACTCATAGCAGCTTTGTTTGCTAGCTTTGTATTTGGAGGTGAGAAGATGCTTGTAACTGGTTTTAGTCCGCTTGAAGTCGGCGAAACTTCTACAAAATTACAAAATATCTTAAACGAAAAAGGGCTTAAAATATTTGGTGTGTTTGAGCATTCTAAATTAGCTAAAGAAGCTGGTTTACAGATGAGCGATACCGTCGTGGTGGCTTTTGGGGCTCCAAAAGCTGGAACTCCACTTATGCAGTGTGAGCCTAGCATAGCTTTAGAGCTTCCTTTAAAAATGGTAATTTATAAAAATAAAGATGGCAAAACTGTCGTGGCATACGATGATATTAAAAATATTGCGAAACGCTATGACGCAAACTGCGATGAGGTAATTGCGAAGCTAAGCGCAGCTCAAGCTAACTTTTTTAAGGCTATAACTAAGTAA